From one Lycium ferocissimum isolate CSIRO_LF1 chromosome 7, AGI_CSIRO_Lferr_CH_V1, whole genome shotgun sequence genomic stretch:
- the LOC132065632 gene encoding exonuclease V, chloroplastic-like — protein MTDSQSPSHIQNNKTIPEIPLEIISDEEMALIEAAFSATRSLVTSPSRASAHFKNNVRSITLLSKRSLSSCGGSSQSDALVVDVEDSGRFQKRNRVVVVDSLLQRFRRKRGLSVTDITATEWCEKKMEYILLCGKPEKTKAMKAGSIRHEALEEEVIKRVKVHVASAEDVWALKFLNFIVGANQLLFDGLTRELPLVGFAQGVWMVGIIDEIRMPKGQSDAYPMLVDTKTRVRASLPAEPQRRNGRLQLMCYKHLWDSLVADEFPSRQFFEFFSLNPHHILSAEIRENTAKCGFPAETLTDMLKYSRNTWCMLPPAHEQLLLRYELQEDQSLLGEDQFEYDLDWVKGQINSSLEVWRGEREASYTPEDERWKCRSCKFASECPASNYGSPRRKDTEGNLENR, from the exons ATGACCGATTCACAATCACCGAGTCACatccaaaacaacaaaacaatacCAGAAATTCCATTGGAAATCATCAGTGACGAAGAAATGGCGTTAATCGAAGCTGCTTTTTCCGCCACGCGCTCATTGGTTACGTCACCATCACGCGCTTCGGCTCATTTTAAGAACAATGTTAGGTCAATTACGCTGTTATCGAAACGGAGTTTATCGAGTTGTGGTGGTTCGTCGCAAAGTGATGCGTTAGTTGTTGATGTAGAAGATTCTGGAAGGTTCCAGAAGAGGAatagagttgttgttgttgattcgTTATTACAACGGTTTCGGAGGAAAAGAGGATTGTCGGTTACTGATATTACTGCTACA GAATGGTGTGAAAAAAAGATGGAGTATATTCTTCTTTGTGGCAAACCAGAAAAGACCAAAGCTATGAAAGCTGGTAGCATTCGTCATGAAGCCCTCGAAGAAGAG GTGATCAAAAGGGTAAAAGTTCATGTTGCATCAGCTGAAGATGTATGGGCATTAAAGTTCTTAAATTTTATAGTTGGTGCAAATCAATTGTTATTTGATGGATTGACACGTGAATTGCCCTT AGTAGGTTTTGCTCAAGGTGTATGGATGGTGGGAATTATTGATGAGATAAGAATGCCAAAAGGACAAAGTGATGCATATCCAATGTTAGTTGACACAAAAACACGAGTGAGAGCTAGCCTTCCTGCTGAACCACAGCGGAGAAACGGAAG GCTTCAGCTAATGTGCTACAAGCATTTGTGGGACAGCTTGGTGGCTGATGAATTCCCCTCCAGACAATTTTTTGAGTTCTTCTCTCTGAATCCTCATCACATTTTATCTGCAGAAATCAGAGAAAATACTGCTAAATGTGGTTTCCCTGCAGAG ACTCTCACTGATATGTTGAAGTACTCTCGAAATACTTGGTGCATGCTTCCACCAGCACATGAGCAACTACTGCTGAG GTATGAATTACAAGAAGATCAATCATTGCTTGGTGAAGATCAGTTTGAGTATGATCTTGACTGGGTAAAGGGTCAAATAAATTCTTCGTTAGAGGTGTGGCGAGGAGAAAGAGAAGCCAGTTACACACCTGAAGACGAGCGCTGGAAATGCAGATCTTGCAAGTTTGCTTCTGAATGTCCAGCCAGCAATTATGGCTCTCCAAGAAGAAAGGACACTGAAG GTAACTTGGAGAACAGATAA